A stretch of DNA from Anaerobacillus isosaccharinicus:
AAAATTAGATGCTGAGGTTGGTGAAACGGTAAGCTTTGACAACGTATTAATGGTTGGTGGCGATGCTTTAAAAGTAGGAGCTCCATTCGTAGAAGGAGCAACTGTTACTGCGAAAGTAGAAAAAGTAGGTCGCGCTAAGAAAATGTTAGTATACAAGTATAAAGCGAAGAAAAACTACCGTCGTAAGCAAGGTCATCGTCAGCCTTACACTAAAGTTGTAATCGAAAAAATCAACGCGTAAGGACATGGCATGATTACGGTAATTATTTCTCGAAATCATGATCATAAAATTAATTCCTTTGAAATGAGTGGGCATGCAGATGCCGGTCCACATGGGCAAGATATTGTTTGTGCTGGTGCTTCAGCTGTTTCTTTTGGAACTGTAAATGCAATTGATACATTATGTAATGTTCAGTTAGAAGTTGATATGGGTGACGATGGTGGCTTTCTCCGCTGCACTGTTCCAATCGGTTTGGAAGAGCAAACTTATGAGAAAGTACAGCTTCTTTTAGAAGCAATGGTTGTTTCGCTCACTTCAATTGCTGAGCAGTACGGTAAACATATTAAAATTAGGGAAACCTAGGAGGTGAATTCTCATGTTAAAAATGAACCTTCAATTTTTCGCATCGAAAAAAGGGGTAGGTAGTACAAAGAACGGTCGTGACTCAATCTCGAAGCGTCTTGGTACAAAGCGTGCTGATGGTCAAACTGTAACTGGCGGGTCTATCTTAGTTCGTCAACGCGGTACACGTATTTACCCAGGTGTAAACGTAGGTAGAGGTGGAGACGACACTTTATTCGCTAAAGTTGACGGCGTGGTTAAGTTTGAGCGCGTTGGTCGTGACAGAAAGCAAGTAAGTGTATACCCAGTAGCACAAGAGGCTTAATAGCTTATGAAAAGTTCTAACCATTCGTGGTTAGGGCTTTTT
This window harbors:
- the rplU gene encoding 50S ribosomal protein L21 — encoded protein: MYAIIETGGKQVKVEEGQVIYIEKLDAEVGETVSFDNVLMVGGDALKVGAPFVEGATVTAKVEKVGRAKKMLVYKYKAKKNYRRKQGHRQPYTKVVIEKINA
- a CDS encoding ribosomal-processing cysteine protease Prp, translating into MITVIISRNHDHKINSFEMSGHADAGPHGQDIVCAGASAVSFGTVNAIDTLCNVQLEVDMGDDGGFLRCTVPIGLEEQTYEKVQLLLEAMVVSLTSIAEQYGKHIKIRET
- the rpmA gene encoding 50S ribosomal protein L27, coding for MLKMNLQFFASKKGVGSTKNGRDSISKRLGTKRADGQTVTGGSILVRQRGTRIYPGVNVGRGGDDTLFAKVDGVVKFERVGRDRKQVSVYPVAQEA